ATACCATACAACCATTCCTGTATTAAATACTGGTCCACGTGCATGTTGTAACGCAGTGTCAGAACCAGCGTAATTTCTCCACTCTACATAGTAATTATGTTTTTTCTGTTCAAATCCGTTAGACACAGTAAAGCCTTTTAACGTCATTGCTGGCTGACCTTCTGCATCATCAGAGAAAACAACTTTTCCATCTACAGTTAATGCTGCATTATCTAACGCAAACCCTTTATAAGCTACTGCAATATCTGTTAAGTACTCAAATTGCAGTTTTACTTTTTTTCCTTTGAATTGGCTTAAATCGTATGATTTATCAACCCACTTACCATCAGTTGTATCCGCGCCGCCTTTTACATCTTTTTCGCCCATTCTATCAATGCGTGTCTTCGTTCCATCTTCTGCAAACGCATATACGTCAAGGAAATCATACTTCGCTTCAAGTTCGTAAAATGCGTTATAATCGAACTTAGCATCCTTTGCATTTGTTAAGTCAAATACTGGTGTCTCAAGTGTTGTATGAATGTCATTTCCTTTTGTACTGTAATAGAACTTCTTACCAAACGCTGATTCGATATTTTTTATATCTTTGTCCGGCAAGTTAACACGAACGATTCCAGGTCGTTTAGATTTTGTAGTGCTTTGATCTACATATGTCGCAACACCGATTCCTTTGCTAAGTTTGTCATAATCTACTTCAAGGATATTCGCCCAGTTCCCCTTCATATTCTTTTGGAAAAACTCTTTATTTTGTGGTGAGAAACTCGTTGGCTCTGTTCCTGCAATTTTTCCAGCCCAGCTACCACCACTCATAATAGACCATGACTCAACAGGTTCACCTTGTCCTGAGTACTTTGTATCATATTCATCTGGTAAACCTAAATCATGACCATACTCATGCGCAAACACACCAACTGCCCCGTCTTCAGGCTCGATTGTATAATCGTATGCAGCCATCTTTCCGCCCCAGTTCGAAACAGAAGATTTCGTGCCATCAATTGCATATGGTTTTGAACCTAGTTTTGAACGATGTGACCAAATCGCATCATCTTTCAATTTACCGCCGCCAGCTTCTTGACCAACGCCAGCATGTACAACCATTAAATGATCGATAATGCCATCTGGCTCATTTTTATTTCCATCACCATCTTGATCGTATTGATCAAATTGGTCATAGTCTGCTAAATTGATTCCTTTTGCTACCGCTGCTTTTAATGCTTCTTTCACAAAATCTTTTGGTCCTAAAGGCCCCTTGTTATCATGCCCAGTACCCGCATCAGCACCATAATCTGATGCTTTTCCTGGAACAGTAAGCCACTCTGTTACAGTCCCATCAACTGTATAGCTACCACCAGATTGTTCTTCATAATATTGCTTAAATGTGTTAATCTTCGATCCATCAAATAAAGTGAATGGTTCATCACCAAATAACATTTTTTGATAATGTTCACGATTAAAGTCCTTAGAATACATGTATCCTGGCTCTTGATCAATATTGTTATGCTTAAAATCGCTAAATTCTACAAGTAAAACAAGTACTTTATCTTTTCGAACAGCTCCATTGTATTCTTCTTGCTTCGCTGATGTAGTAGGTACTTTTCCATTTAATTTCCCTGGATTCAATGCTGCACCTTGTCCAGCTACTGGGCCTACTTCAGGCTGCTGTGCCTGTTCATTTTCCTTCATTTTTGCATCTTTTACTTTTTTCATAAAATCAGAAGCTTCTTGTGTAAGACTATCTCCTGTTAAGATTTCTTTCCCAGGGTTTTCCCCTTTCTTTTTCTCAACATATTTTTCGACAGCCTTTGACGTCTCAGCTTGTGATGCAGATTGATCAATTACCCCCCGTTGTTTTAGCGCTTCTGCCAAACGCTCCTCCGGTATTAAGTGCTCATCTATTGGTAGAGATGATGTTGGTGTCTCAGCATAAGCTGCGTGATCTCCAAAAGCAAACGTACTACTTAGTACTGCTGCTGTTGTTAATACCGCTAATGGTTTTAATTTCTTTTTCAATGTATTTCCTCCCCAATGTCTGCAAATTATCGTTTTTTGCC
This genomic interval from Bacillus thuringiensis contains the following:
- a CDS encoding immune inhibitor A domain-containing protein — encoded protein: MKKKLKPLAVLTTAAVLSSTFAFGDHAAYAETPTSSLPIDEHLIPEERLAEALKQRGVIDQSASQAETSKAVEKYVEKKKGENPGKEILTGDSLTQEASDFMKKVKDAKMKENEQAQQPEVGPVAGQGAALNPGKLNGKVPTTSAKQEEYNGAVRKDKVLVLLVEFSDFKHNNIDQEPGYMYSKDFNREHYQKMLFGDEPFTLFDGSKINTFKQYYEEQSGGSYTVDGTVTEWLTVPGKASDYGADAGTGHDNKGPLGPKDFVKEALKAAVAKGINLADYDQFDQYDQDGDGNKNEPDGIIDHLMVVHAGVGQEAGGGKLKDDAIWSHRSKLGSKPYAIDGTKSSVSNWGGKMAAYDYTIEPEDGAVGVFAHEYGHDLGLPDEYDTKYSGQGEPVESWSIMSGGSWAGKIAGTEPTSFSPQNKEFFQKNMKGNWANILEVDYDKLSKGIGVATYVDQSTTKSKRPGIVRVNLPDKDIKNIESAFGKKFYYSTKGNDIHTTLETPVFDLTNAKDAKFDYNAFYELEAKYDFLDVYAFAEDGTKTRIDRMGEKDVKGGADTTDGKWVDKSYDLSQFKGKKVKLQFEYLTDIAVAYKGFALDNAALTVDGKVVFSDDAEGQPAMTLKGFTVSNGFEQKKHNYYVEWRNYAGSDTALQHARGPVFNTGMVVWYADQSFTDNWVGVHPGEGFLGVVDSHPEAIVGTLNGKPTVKSSTRYQIADAAFSFDQTPAWKVNSPTRGIFDYKGLPGVAKFDDSKQYINSVIPDAGRKLPKLGLKFEVVGQAEDKSAGAVWLHR